The sequence CTTGAAGAGCTTGTTTCAAAGATTGAACTTGATGATCAGCATTGTCACGTTTTTGATCAATTTCTGAACGTACTACCATTAATTCATTTTGGGAAGCTTCCAGTTGACATTTCAATGAATCACATTCTTCTTTTAGCTTGCTTAGTTCTTCTTGCAATTCTAGTTCATCATTTCTTCCTTTTCCTGGTAGCTGATTAGGAGAATCATCATCGCTGACATCCATTTCGTCTTCAATACGATCATTTAAAACTTCTTCCAAATGGGCATTCTTAATCTCTTCTGTTTGTTTTTTCCACATCTCAATATTTTTTCGTTGAGCTTTTGTAAAGTGATCCCAAACTTTCTGTAAACTTGCAGCAGAGAAAACTttaccaatttcattaaattgtaataaaatacCCTGCATTTGCTGTTTTAACATTATTTTCGCTTTGTTCACCTCGTCTTCATACTTACGCTTTTCAATCATTAATCTACGTACACGACTGTTTGTACTTTGGATCATTGAATAAAAGTATTCAGCATTCCTCTTACTACATTCTCCTCTTTCTAACCATGTTATTAAGATACTAACTGCTTCTTGAAATGTATCTTCACCACGTAATTTTTCCCCCAATATTGTAGCTTCATGATCTGAATATTGTACAACTGGTAGTGGGGTTGGAACACGATAAGCTTCCTGTTCCATTTGCTCTTTATGACGAGCTTCTCTTTGTGCTTTTCTTTGTCGACATTCATATTCATATTGGTCATCCCTAGCATTAGCAAAATCGACATGTACTCTTTTACAATATGCTGCATCATccttgttttcaattttaagtttgtAACCAGACAAATAAATAGCATTATCAACATGGCATTCTTCAGTAAACCTTATGTGACAGAAATTTTTCTTACTCATACGAATAACtgatatttttccacaacgctcAAAAATTTCCCTAATAATTTCTTCAGTAGTTTTTTCCGGTAACACgccaacaaaaattgttttgcatccAAGAGGTCTATCTAGTATGGTTGGGGGTTTGTCCTTGGGCTCAGGCGGATACATAACACTTTTCGTGAGAGTGATTATTTCTTTTGGAGGAAAAATGATACCTGTTTCTGCTCCACCTATACCATATTGGCAATAATTGCCCATACCCATCAT is a genomic window of Uloborus diversus isolate 005 unplaced genomic scaffold, Udiv.v.3.1 scaffold_1229, whole genome shotgun sequence containing:
- the LOC129232522 gene encoding ecto-NOX disulfide-thiol exchanger 2-like, whose protein sequence is MPANNYYPAPWGMNPMDMSLNSVATALPVTSGIEMGPSTSSGMNPYAYMGMSGDGSMYGMMGMGNYCQYGIGGAETGIIFPPKEIITLTKSVMYPPEPKDKPPTILDRPLGCKTIFVGVLPEKTTEEIIREIFERCGKISVIRMSKKNFCHIRFTEECHVDNAIYLSGYKLKIENKDDAAYCKRVHVDFANARDDQYEYECRQRKAQREARHKEQMEQEAYRVPTPLPVVQYSDHEATILGEKLRGEDTFQEAVSILITWLERGECSKRNAEYFYSMIQSTNSRVRRLMIEKRKYEDEVNKAKIMLKQQMQGILLQFNEIGKVFSAASLQKVWDHFTKAQRKNIEMWKKQTEEIKNAHLEEVLNDRIEDEMDVSDDDSPNQLPGKGRNDELELQEELSKLKEECDSLKCQLEASQNELMVVRSEIDQKRDNADHQVQSLKQALQGLQHEILSLNQKRVKDEAELKELRSLKSLLREEGKEDDRDTEQRDSFNFVTSVCVSSVSLSNIENEARLIGLISTFLNVHPFGASIDCICSYLHQIDCTVRARDVESVMKRFPLIFKEVSTGIGASLEKKWTFSGFK